The sequence below is a genomic window from Deinococcus terrestris.
AGCATGACCAGCGCCGCCGCCTGGTTGCTCATGGGCTGGGTCAGCGCCACCGTCACCGCGAAGAGGGCGGCGAGCAGGCCGTAGGGTCCCAGCGGCTCCAGCACCCCGGAGAGGGCGCCGGTCAGGACCCGCGCGGCCCCGGTGTCCTCGAAGGCCGTCCCGAAGGCCAGCATGCAGGCCACCAGCACGATCACCGGCCACTCCACCGAGCGGTAGGCCTCCTCCGGGGTGACCAGCCGCAGCGCGAGGGCGAGCGCCACCGCGATCACGACCGCCACGCTGAGAGGCAACACGCCCAGGCCCCCCAGCACCACCGCGCCGCCGAACAGCCCCAGGGCGAGGGGAGCGCGGCGCAGGTCCCGCTGCGCTTCGGTGAGGTCGCCCAGCACGGTGAGGTGGTCACCCAGCCCCCCGATGCGGTCGGGGGTGCCCTGAATCAGCAGCACGTCGCCGACCTGCACCCTCAGCCCGCCCAGACGCTCCACCGTCCGGGCGCGGCGGTGCAGGGCCAGCACCGAGAGGCCGTAGCGCTCGCGGAAGCGGGCCTCGCGCAGGGTGCGGCCGATCAGGAGGCTGCCGGGCAGCACCACTGCCTCCACCAGCCGCACCGGGGCTGAGCCCTCCACCTGCAACTTCTGCTCGCTCTTGGAAAAGACGCCCAGGGTGCTCTTGCCCGCCAGGATGCGCTCCGGCGGCCCCTCGACCGCCAGGGTGTCAAGTTCCTGTATCTGGAAGTCGGGGCCGGGGGCATAGATCGTCTGCTCGCCCCGGCGCACCGCCACCACCGTCAGGCCGTGGTCGCGGCCCAGCCCCGACTCGCGCAGGGTCTGCCCGGCGAGGGGACTGCCGGGCGCCACCGTCAGGTCCGCGAGGTAAGCCCGCAGCGAGGCTTCCAGCTCAGCCTCGCGCTCGGGAAGCAGCCGGGGCGCCACGAAAAAGAGGTACAGCAGGCCCACGACCGCCACCGGAATCCCGACCCAGGCCAGCTCGAAAAAGCCCAGGGGATCGAGCCCCGCTCCCGGCAGCGCCCCCGACACGACGAGGTTGGTGCTCGTCCCGATCACCGTGACCGTCCCGCCCAGGATGCTCGCGTAGGCCAGCGGCAGCAGTACCCGGCTGGGGGCGATTCCCGCCCGGCGGGCCAGCCCGGTCACCAGCGGCAGGAAGACGGCGGTGGTCGCCGTGTTGCTGGTAAAGGCGCTGACGCCCGCGACCGTGCCCAGCATGCCGCGCACCATCCCGGCGGCGTTCCGCGCCCGGCGGGCCAGCGCGGTGCCGATCCACTCGATCACCCCCGCCCGCAGCAGCATTTGCGTGAGGACAAAGAGGCCCGCGAGCGTGAGGACAGTGTCGCTGCCGAAGCCCGCGAAGGCCTCGCGGGTGGGGATCAGGCCCAGCACCAGCAGGGCCGCGAGCAGCAGCAGCGCCGTGACGTCGACGGGCAGCCACTCGGTGGCAAACAGCAGCAGCGCCAGCCCGAACAGCAGCAGCAGGATGGTCACGGGGTCCATGACGGGCTCCAGGCGTGGGGCTTGGAGGGGCTCAGGCGTCCGGCGTGCGCGGCTGTTCCGCGACCGCGCGGGCCAGCGTGACGATCAGCCGGGTCACGTCCGCGAAGATGAACAGGGCCACGCTCCCCACCCCGCCCGCGATCAGGGTCCAGAAGCCCTGGAACGCCTGCTCGTTCAGGTACTGCACCGCCGCCAGCCCCACCGCTGCCAGCCCCAGCACGACCGCCAGCACCCGCAGCCGCCCAACGAGCGCGTGCACCGCATTCGCCCGCTCGGCCAGCATGGGGAGGGCGGCGAGGGGGGCGGTGGGCTTGGCGGGGCGGTCTTGCGCCGACATTAGTTCTCCCGCTCCGGGTTCTGCGGGAGCGTTGGTGGAAGCGGGAGTCACGGGGACTTCCGCCTGCCTGGCCTCAGACGCGGGTGGCGGCGGAGCTGGGGAGACCGGAACGGGCGTGGCCGTCACCGTCGTCACCCGGCGGTTGGCCGGGTCTTTCGCGGCCACGCCGGACAGGCTGGAACCGGGGGCGGGCGAAGGCGCGGGGGTGGTCCCGAAGGTCTTGAAGCCGCCCGCGGCGGGCAGGGGCGCGGACGGGAGGTCCTTGGCGCGGGCCGTCGCGTCGCGGACCTGCGGGAAAAAGGCCTGCACCTCGGCGGGGTCAAAGCCCAGCAGGCTGGCCGTCAGGGCGGTCCCGGCAGGCGTCTCGACCCTGAGGAGGCCGTCGCCGTCGCTGTGGATGCGGTTGAGGTCGCGCAGGGTGACCCGGCGGGTGCCGCCCGCGTCCTGATAGATCAGCAGACCTTCCAGCAGCACGAAGAGGGCGTCTTCTTTCTCCAGGGTCGCCAGGGGCGTTCCGCCGATTCCCAGGCCCCGCAGGGCCGACTGCACTCGCTCGCTCATCACTGTGTCCTCACCTTGCCCGGCAGGATAGCGGCTCCGGGGCGGGAAGCAGGCAGGCGGCCACGGTTTTAACGCTCCCCTACCCCTTCCTCACCCGCCGCAGGCCCGCCTGCCTCCACACTGACCCATGACCGACAACCGATATGGAGACGCTCCGCTGGGCCGCAGCGTCGAGGAGATCGAGCAGGAGAGCGGCAACCTGGTCAATTCCTCACTGCCCGGCGAGACGGTCCGCGACAACGACACGGCCGCCGTGCCCGCCATCGTGAACAGCAACCAGAGTGCCAGCCCCGCCGTGGTCAACCCCGAGAACATGATGGTGAGTGGCGGCGGCGCGGACGACGGCACCGCCCATACCCACCGCGACGGCGGCGAGGAGACGAGCTGAGGGCTCGCCCCCTGCTTGATTCTCCCGCCTCCCGGCTCTTGGTCCGGGAGGCGACTTCATGCCCACGTCCGTCTCAGGCGGAGCCAGATGCTAGACGAGGTCACGGGGCCGGTAGGTGACGGCCTCCGCAAGGTGGGCTTCCGAGATGTGCTCCTGCCCGGCGAGGTCGGCCACGGTCCGGGCGACCTTCAACACACGGTCGAACCCGCGTCCCGTCAGGCCCAGTTGCCGGGCTGCCGCCCGCGCAAAGGCTTCCGGACCCGGCCCCAGGTGCGCGTGCTGCCGCAGCGCCTGCCCGGCGAGGTCGCTGTTGCGGCCCCCCTGCCGGGCGAGCATCCGGGCACGCGCGGTGGCCACCCGCTCGCGGACGACGGCGCTGGATTCGCCCTCTGGAGCGCGGGACAGCTCGTCCACAGTAAGTCTGGGTACGCGACACAAAATGTCCACGCGGTCGAGCAGCGGACCACTCAGCCTCCCGGCGTAGCGGGCACGTTCGGTCGGCGTGCAGGTGCAGGCCCGCTCGGGGTCGCCGAAGTGGCCGCACTTGCAGGGGTTCATTGCGGCCACAAGTTGGAAGTTGGCCGGGTAGGTGACGGTCGCCCGCGCCCGGCTGATCGAGACCGTGCGGTCTTCCAGGGGTTGCCTCAAGGTTTCCAGCGCCTTGCGCGAGAACTCCGGAAACTCGTCCAGAAAGAGCACGCCCCGGTGCGCGAGCGACACCTCGCCGGGGCGGGGGACGCTCCCGCCGCCGATCAGTCCGGCGTCGCTGACGGTGTGGTGCGGAGCGCGGTAGGGCGGCCGCCCCACCAGCCCGCCCCGCGTGGTCAGCAGCCCGGCCGCCGAGTGGATGCGGGTGACCTCCAGCGCCTCTGCGCGGGTCAGGGGCGGCAGCAGTCCCGGTGCCCGGCGGGCCAGCATCGTCTTGCCGCTGCCGGGCGAACCGATCATCAGGAGGTTGTGCCCGCCCGCGAGCGCAATTTCCAGCGCCCGCTTGGCCCCGCTCTGGCCCTTGAGGTCCGCGAGGTCGAGGGGGGTGTCCTCGTCGAGCGGCGTCTCGGGCGGCGAGGCGGGCGTGAGGGGAAGCTCTCCATTCAAGTGACGTACGGCCTCCAGCAGTGTTCCGGCCGGAAAAACCGTCACCCCGTCGATCAGGGCGGCCTCGGCGGCATTGGCGCCCGGCAGGAGCGCGGGCACTTCCTCCTGCGCGGCGAGGAGGGCCACGTTGACGGCCCCGGCGATGGGCCGCAGCGACCCGTCGAGGGCAAGTTCCCCAGCGCACACCAGTCCGCGCAGGGCCTCCGGCGGCAGCAATTCCTGCGCGGCGAGCAGCCCCAGCGCGATGGGAAGATCGTACAGCGGACCTTCCTTACGCAGGTCGGCGGGGGCGAGATTCACGGTGATGCGGGCGGCGGGAAAGGGCAGTGCGGCGTTGCGGACGGCCGCCCGGACCCGCTCGCGGGCCTCGCTGACGGCCTGATCGGGAAGGCCGACCACGGTGAAGGCAGGCAACCCAGGCGAAACATCCACCTCGACCTCGACGGGCACGGCGTCCACGCCGATCAGGGCCACGCTGCGGGCGCGGGCGAGCATCAGGCGGGCTCCAGCGGGGGCACGCCTACCAGCCCGACGGTCCCCGGCCCGGCGTGGACCAGCAGGACCGCCGTGATCTCGCGAGTGGCCCGCACCCGGACGTTGCGCAGGGCGAGTTCCCCGGCGAGCGTTCGGGCACCCTCCGGATTCCCGGCGTGCAGCACGGTGGCCTCCAACCCTTCCGGAAAAGAGCGGGCCAGTTCGCGCAGCGCCGCGTGGAAGCCCCGGATGCGGGCGGCGGCCTCGACCTTTCCGGCCTCCGCACGGATCACCGGGTGGACGTTGAGGAGTCCCGCCGCCGCTCCCGCCACCCGCGAGAGCCGCCCCCCCGCGACCAGCCAGCGCAGGCTGCCGGGCACGAAGCGCAGGAAGACCCGGTTCCCGAACCCCGCCAGCCGCCGGGCGACCTCGCCGGGGTCGGCTCCCCCGTCCAGCCAGACCCGCGCCTGACGCACCGCCGCTCCCAGCCCGAGGCTGAGGGTGCCCGTGTCCACGACCTCCACCTGGCCTCCGAATTCCTGGGCCGCCGTCACCGCCGAGGCGAAGGTGCCGCTGAGGTGAGAAGCCACCGGGAAGCACAGCACCCGCTCGGCCCCGGCCTCCAGCGCTTCCGCGTAAGCCTGCCGGAAGTCGCCGGGCACGGCCTGGGACGTGCGGGGCGCCCCGCCCTCCTCCATGCGGCGCACCAGGGTCGCCGGGTCCATCACGGGGAGACCGGGGCGGCGCACGGTGCCGGGATCGCTGTACAGGGTTCCGCCCACCTCCAGCGTGAGGCCGACCACCGAGACCCGGAGCTCAGCCCACTCGGCGGGAGTCAGGTCGGCCGTGCTGTCGGTCACCAGGGCCACGCGGCGGGGAGCCACATTCGACGGGGTCACGCGGCCAATCTAGCAGCCGAGCCCCGGCTGCCCACCCCGCGTTTGGGGGTGGGCGGCCGGGGCTCGCTGGGGGGAAGCTCAGGGGCGGGGGGGCAGCACGTCGGAGGCGGGGCGGGGCGCGGCCTCGGCGGGGGGCGCGACCGGGGGCACCACCGCCTGCGCGACCACGGTCTGGACCGGGGCAGGCTGCACTGGGGCGGGGCCAGCGGCGGGCGGGGTTTCGCGCAGGCTGCCCTCCAGCTCTTCCTTGAGGCCCTGGGTGCTGCGGCGGAACTCGCGGATGCCCGAACCCAGGCTCTTGCCGAGTTCGGGAAGTTTCTTGGGGCCGAACACCAGCAGGGCGATCACCAGAATGACCAGGAGTTCAGCGGGTCCGATATTGGGCATAGGACGACCTCCAGCGGCCAGTGTACGCTGGGCCGGTTAAGGCAAACGTCATAGGGACGGGGTTGACCGGTGGACGTAAGCTACACCCCCTCCTCCCCCTCCCGGTAGGCCCGCAGCGTCCCGTTCATGAACGCGACGTAGAGCGTCCCAGCGGCGGCCAGCGGCGTCGCCTGCACCCCTTCGCGCTCGCGGCGGCGCCAGCGCACGGCCCCGGTGTGAATGTCAAGCGCGGCGAGTTCGCCCTCCTCGGACGCCAGGAAGACCAAGCCCGCGCTCACGACCGGGCTGGCGGTGACCCGGCCCTCCAACGCAAACGCCCACACGTCCTCCCCGTCCGAGAGGCGCAGCGCCCGCACGGTCCCCCCCCAGCCCGCGACCAGCGCGAGGTCGGCAGTCAGGGCGGGGGCGGCCCAGATCTCGTCTTCCAGGTCGTAGGTCCAGAGGGTCGGCTCGGGGCTGTCGAGCACGGCGCGGCCCCCGTCGGCCCGGAGCGACAGGGCGTGGACCTCGCCGGGCCAGGTGGGGACGAGCAGGGTGGCGCGGCCCGGCGCGGTGGGGCGCAGGGCAGGGGTGGCGTGGACGGTGCCGACCTCGACCTTCCACAGCGGGGTGCCGGTGCGGGCGTCGAGGGCGTGCAGCCAGCCGTTCTCGTCGCACAGCAGCGCGGCGCCCGCCCACACGACCGGCGAGGCGGCGACCGGCCCCCCCGCCCGGTACGCCCAGGCGAGGTCCCCGGTGCGGGCGTTCAGCGCGTGCAGGTGACCGTCGCGGCTGGCGGCCAGGACCCGGCCCCCCCACAGGGTCGGTGCCCCGGTGAACTCGGCGCGGGCCTGGTGCTCCCAGACCTGCTCGCCGCCGCGCAGCCGCACCCGCCGCAGGGTGCCGTCCCACGCGCCGTACAGGATGTCCCCGCCCACGAAGGTCGCCGGGGCCGTCACCTCGTCGCGGGCGGCGTGGGTGGCGTAGGGCCGTCCCGACGTGTGCATCAGCACGAGCTGCCCACCCCGCGTGCCCACCGCGAGGAGGTCGCCCTCGCCCACCACGGCGGCGGGCCAGGTCACCTCGCCGGGCAGGGGCACGCTCCAGGCTTCGGTCAGGTTGCCCACGCGGGCCGGGCCGTCGGGATGCTCGCCCGTGCGGGTGCGTCCGCCCCGGTACTGGCCCCGTGCATGGGCGGTCCAGACCTCGCGCCGGGCCAGCGCCCACAGGTGCGCGGCGGCCTCGCCACTCTCGGGCCGCTCCTCCGGGTTCTTGGCGAGCAGGGCCAGCAGCACCCGCGCCACCGCGTCGGGCACGGCGGGGTTGAGGTCGCGGGGGTCGGGCGGCGGTTCGTAGACATGTTGAAAGAGGACGCTCTGGTCGCTGTCTCCCACGAAGGGCGGCGACCCGCAAGCCACCCGGTACAGCACCGCACCCAGCGCATAGAGGTCGCTGCGCGGCCCCACCCCCGACCCCCGCGCCTGCTCGGGGGCCATGTACGCGGGCGTGCCCAGCGTGACCCCGCTGCGGGTGAGGTGGCGGCTGTGTTCGGACAGGGCCACCAGCCCGAAGTCCATCAGCCGGGGCATCCGGGCCTCGTCCAGCAGCACGTTTCCCGGCGTGAGGTCGCGGTGGATGATCCCCTGCGCGTGAATAAAGCCCAGCGCCCGCGACGCGAAGCCCGCCGCCGTGAGGAAGGGGGTCAGCGACGCGGGAGAGTCCTCCAATGGCCCCAGCGCCGTGATTGGCCCGGCCAGCAGCGGCATGGTGAAAAAGGCGCGGGCGGGGCTGCCTCCCTCCCCCGGCACCTCCCCCAGGTCGAGGACGGGCACCACGCCGGGATGCGAGAGGCGGGCGAGCGTGCGGACCTCGCGCAGGAAGCGGGCGCGGTCGCCGTCGGGCAGGTGGGGATGCAGCACCTTGACGGCGACCTCGCGGCCCAGCAAGGTGTCTTCCGCGCGGTAGACCTTGGCGCTGCCGCCCTCGCCGATCAGGGCGTGCAGGCGGTAGCGCCCTCCCACCTCCGCGCCGACTTCCATCAGGGGGAAGCATAGCGGAGGGCGGGGGGGGAACTCCTTAACCCCGCCGTCCGCTTCGCGGCCTGCTCCTCAGTAAAGCCTCCAGAGCCCACGGAGGGCAGGTGCCCTGAAGAGGCGGGCTCGCGCTGCGAAGCAGAGAGGGTATCCGGGAGTTCCGCGCGGCACACTCAGAACGTGTAACTCTTGGGCACCACCACGACGCCGTTCTCGGTGACCGTGAAGCCGCGGGCGCGGTCCTCCTCGGGGTCCACGCCGATCCGGGTGCCGGGCGGGATGGTCACGTCCTTGTCCACGATCACCCGGCGCAGGTGCGAGTGCCGCCCCACGACCACATTGTCGAACAGCACGCAGCTTTCCACGAGCGAGTACGAGTGGATGTGGACATTGCGGCTGAGGATGGAGTCGCGCACGGTCCCGCCGCTGACAATCACGCCCCCGGCGAGGCTGGAGTTGAAGGCCTGCCCCTTGCGGCCCTCGGACTCGTGGACGAACTTGGCGGGCGGGGAAAATTCGCTGCTCGTGCGCAGCGGCCACTGCGGGTTGTAGATGTCGAATTCCGGATTCACGCTGACCAGATCGAGGCTGGCGTCGAAGTAGGCGTCGAGCGTCCCCACGTCGCGCCAGTAGAGGTTCGGCCCCTGCTGACCGGGAATCGGGTTGCGGTGGAAGTCGTAGGCCTGGACCGAATAGCCGTCGGCCAGCGCACGCGGAATCACGTCCTGTCCGAAGTCGAAGCCGTCCTCCTGCCCGCTGATGGAGGTGTGCAGCAGTTCTTCTAGCGCCCGGCGCGAGAAGATGTAGTTGCCCATGCTCGTCAGGGTCATGTCGGGGTCGCCAGGCATGCCGGGCGGGTCGGCGGGCTTTTCCAGAAACTCGGTGACCCGGCCTCGGTCGCCCACATGCATCACGCCGAAGCGGTGCGCCTCGGTGCGGGGCATCGGGTAGGCGGCGATGGTCACGTCGGCGCGGGCGTCGATGTGCGACTGGAGCATGTGCTCCACATTCATCTTGTAGATGTGGTCGCCCGAGAAGATCGCCACGTAATCGGCCTCGAAGTTGTCGACAAGGTGCAGGTTCTGGTACACGGCGTCGGCGGTGCCCCGGTACCACACCGCGCCGAGTTCCTCGTAGCGGTACATCTGCGCGGGGACCAGCGTGATGAAGTAGTCCTGCAGAAAGGTGCCGAAGCGCCAGCCGCGCTGGATGTGCTCGGTCAGGCTCTGCGCCTTGTACTGGGTCAGCACATAGATCGAAAAGACGCCCGAGTTGATGAAGTTGTTGATCGCAAAATCGATGATGCGGTACTTGCCGCCGAAGGGCACGGCGGGCTTGGACCGCTTGAGGGTCAGGGGCGTCAGGCGCGAGCCCTGCCCCCCAGCCAGAATCATTCCCAGAACGCGTGGTTTCATGGCAGGCCTCCTGCGGGTCCAGAGGGGACGGAGCGAGAAATGTCGCGCTCAGTCTAGCCGCCCCGCTGGGAGGAGCCGACTTTAGAGGACCTCCACGTCCAGGTGCCGGGCCAGGGCCGCCGCCGTTTCCTCCGGCCCGCCGACCTCCGCGCCAAGCTGCGTCCGTATCCAGGTGAGCTGCCGCCGGGCGTAGCGCCGAGTGGCGAGGGTAATGCGGGCGGCGGCCTCCTCCGGGGTCAACTCGGCCCGCGCTGCCGCGAGCGCTTCCGGGTAGCCCAGCGCCTGCCAGACGGTGGGGCGCGGGCCGGTGTCCGGCGGCACCTGTTCGGCCAGCCACGCCGCTTCCTCCGGCCAGCCTCCCGCGAGCATCTCCTCCACCCGCCCCGCGATGCGGGCTTCCAGCTCTGGCCAGGGGCGGGTGAAGGCGAACACCTGATAGGCAAAGCGCGGCGGGCTGTACCCGAACTCGCCCGGAAAGCGCCCGGTGCGGCGGTAGACCTCCAGCGCCCGGACCACCCGGCGCGGGTTGCCCTGCATCCGCCCGGCCTCCTGGGGGCTGACGCGGGCGATCTCGGCCAGCAGCGCCTCCAGGCCACGCTCGGCCAACTCGCCCTCCACCTCGGCCTGCACCGCGCGGTCGGCGGGCGGGGTCAGGGGCAAGCCGCGCCGCAGGGCGGAGAGGTAGAAGCCCGTGCCCCCCACGACCAGCGGCACCCGGCCCCGCGCCTGGATGTCCGCGACCGCCGCCTCCGCTTCCCGCACGTAGCGGGCCACGTCGTAGCTCTCGGTCACGTCGGCCACGTCGAGAAGGTGGTGGGGCACGGCGGCCCGGTCCGCGGCCCCCGGCTTGGCGGTGCCGATATCCAGCCCCCGGTAGACGGTGAAGGCGTCGGCGGCCACGACCTCGGCCGGGCGGGGGACCGCGAGCGCGAGGGCCAGGGCGCTTTTCCCCGCCGCGGTGGGGGCGGTGAGAATGGGGACGGCAAAGGGCGGGGCGGACGTCACAGTGCTTCTCGCTTCGCTCGGGTTCGTCGACGACTCACCGCACAGGGTTTCACACGCGCGAGTTTACGGCCCGGTGCTACCGTGGGAGGCATGAACGAACCCGTCCTCGCCCGGTTGCAACAGCTGATGACCCTGCGGGAGGAGGTCGAGACGCTGGGCACCCTGGGCAGCCCCTGGACCCCGCCCGCCGACTGGGTGGACGAGGACACCCACCTGCGGCTGTTGCTCGACGTGCCCGGCGTGGACCCGGAGAGCCTGGAGATGCACGAAGAGGGCGGGGCCGTGACCGTCGCGGGCCGCCGCGAGGTCCCTGCCCGGCTGCTGCACGGCGAGCGCCCCGGCGGAGCCTTCAGCCGCACCCTGCCCTTTCCGGAGGCCACCGTGCCCAACTCAGGCGAGGCCCAGCTCGCGGCGGGCGTCCTGAACGTGCGCTTCGAGAAGCGCCACCCGACGATCGACGTGAGATCGGAACAGGGGTAAGGATGCTGTTCTTCGCCGTTCTGGACGATGTTTTCCCCCCTTTTCGCGAGCCCTAAGCGCAATGCCAGGAGGTTGAGCGGGGCTGCGCTGGGGACAGGTCGGAACGATGGTGGGCTTGCGGCTGAAGGTGGCCCTGAACGTTCTGGCCCACACCCTCAAATTCATTGACCTCAACCCATGACGTGCGGCTTGTCAATCCCTCTGCGCGGTGTATCAGTCCGCGGCTGCCGGGGCCGCACCGGGCGCAGGCTCCGGGCGGGGAAGCTGCCGGGGCAGCCGCCTCCACAAGAACAGCAGGCTGAGGCCCCCCAGCGCGGCCAGCGTCAGCAGGCCCACGCGCGGCCCCAGCGGTCCTTCCTTGCCGATCAAGAAACTGGCGATCAGGGCGCCGGGCGGTCCCATGCCGACGAGCACGAAGGAATACAGGCTCATCACCCGCCCGCGCAGATGATCCGGGATAGAGAGTTGCACCGCGCTGTTCGCGCTGACGAGCAGCGAGAGCATCCCGAAGCCGCACGCGGCCAGCACGGGTCCGGCGAGCAGCGGTCCCGGCGTCAGGGCCAGCGTCGCTGCACTCGCCAGTAGAATCACGCCGCCCAGCCGCAGATTCCGCAGCGGATTGGGTTTGCTGGCCTGCCACAGCGCCCCCGCCATTGCCCCCAGACCGAACATCGCCGAGAGGGTCCCGAAGGCCGCCTCCCGCGCCCCGAACACGACCCGCGCGTAGTAGGGGATGATGACGTTGAAATTGATGATGGTCAGGCTCATCAGGCCGACGAGCAGCATCACGTTCCGCACCGCCGGAGTGCGCCGCACGTAGGCCAGCCCTTCGCGGATGTTCTCGCCTACGCTGCCCTGTGGAATTCCCTCTCGCGGCGGAAAGGGGAGGGTGGCGATCACGAACAGCACCACGAAAAATGACGAGACGTTGAGGTAGAAGGGCAGCGCCAGGCGCGAGATGTCGTCCGGGTCCCCGGCCGCGAGCAGCGAGACGCCCAGCGCCGCGACGATGCCGAAGAGGGCCTGCCCCACCGTGCGCGAAACGTTGAACGAGAGGCTGTTGAGCGCGACCGCGTTGGGAACGTCGCTACGCGGCACGAAGTCCACGACCATGCTCTGACGGGCGGGCATGTCAAAGGCGTTGGCGATGCCGCCCACAAAGGCGATCGCCATCACTAGCGGCAGCGTGACGATCCCGAGGTGCGTGGTGACGGCCAGGGTCACCGCCGTGAACAGCAGCGTGATCTGGGTGGCGAGCAGTACCCGGCGCCGGGGCACCCGGTCGACCACCGCCCCCGCGAACAGCGAGAGCAGCAGGCTGGGCAGAAACTGCGCGACCGTCACGTACCCCAGGGCCGCGCTGCTGCCCCCCGTCAGCTCCAGCACGAGGTACTGCTGGGCAGTCGCCTGCATCCACGAGCCGACCAGCGAGAGCAGTTGTGAAAACCAGTAGCGGCGGTAGTTGGGATGCCGCAGGGCGCTGAACGTCCGGGCACTCCACCCGGAGAGGCTGGCTAGCATCTCCCCAGCATAGGCCCCCCGAAAGGGGGGCGTTCCGCCCGAGAAGACACCTCCGACCTTCCTGACCGCCACCTGATCCGATGAAGGCTTTGCAAATGTGACCTCTGTCTGGTACAGTGCGCCTGTT
It includes:
- a CDS encoding MFS transporter, coding for MLASLSGWSARTFSALRHPNYRRYWFSQLLSLVGSWMQATAQQYLVLELTGGSSAALGYVTVAQFLPSLLLSLFAGAVVDRVPRRRVLLATQITLLFTAVTLAVTTHLGIVTLPLVMAIAFVGGIANAFDMPARQSMVVDFVPRSDVPNAVALNSLSFNVSRTVGQALFGIVAALGVSLLAAGDPDDISRLALPFYLNVSSFFVVLFVIATLPFPPREGIPQGSVGENIREGLAYVRRTPAVRNVMLLVGLMSLTIINFNVIIPYYARVVFGAREAAFGTLSAMFGLGAMAGALWQASKPNPLRNLRLGGVILLASAATLALTPGPLLAGPVLAACGFGMLSLLVSANSAVQLSIPDHLRGRVMSLYSFVLVGMGPPGALIASFLIGKEGPLGPRVGLLTLAALGGLSLLFLWRRLPRQLPRPEPAPGAAPAAAD